A stretch of the Pseudobacteriovorax antillogorgiicola genome encodes the following:
- a CDS encoding succinate dehydrogenase cytochrome b subunit has product MSWMLHFFRSSLGSKYLMAITGLGVYGFFIVHILGNLTLFAGQDAMNNYAIALREIPFGGLWIARLGLVAMFAIHIVTAIRLTAANKSARPQGYAKGNTIQASFASRFMPQTGMIILAFVIFHLAHFTWRVVAYDGPYVDSMGRDDVYTMVVAGFQQPLLSVFYMAAVILVGIHLSHGSKSMFQSLGLNHPKYRTFINLVPPSIGWLVALAGVSIPLAVLLGIVK; this is encoded by the coding sequence ATGAGCTGGATGCTACACTTTTTTCGTTCGTCACTAGGTTCAAAGTACCTTATGGCAATCACCGGGCTGGGGGTTTATGGCTTTTTCATCGTTCACATCCTCGGCAATCTCACATTATTCGCTGGTCAGGATGCGATGAACAATTATGCGATCGCTCTGAGGGAAATTCCCTTTGGCGGGCTTTGGATCGCTCGGTTAGGTCTTGTGGCCATGTTTGCGATTCACATTGTTACCGCGATTCGCCTCACTGCGGCCAACAAGAGCGCCCGCCCGCAGGGCTATGCAAAGGGCAATACAATTCAAGCGTCATTCGCGTCCCGTTTCATGCCGCAAACTGGCATGATCATTCTTGCCTTCGTCATCTTTCATTTGGCTCACTTTACCTGGCGTGTTGTCGCCTACGATGGGCCTTATGTAGATAGCATGGGTCGCGATGATGTCTACACCATGGTTGTTGCAGGCTTCCAGCAACCTTTATTGTCAGTTTTCTATATGGCCGCTGTGATACTAGTGGGAATACATCTCAGCCACGGATCGAAGAGTATGTTTCAGTCGCTGGGTCTCAATCATCCCAAATATCGTACATTCATCAACTTAGTTCCCCCTTCGATCGGTTGGCTCGTAGCACTCGCTGGCGTCAGTATTCCGCTCGCTGTGCTCTTGGGTATTGTCAAGTAA
- a CDS encoding isoprenylcysteine carboxylmethyltransferase family protein → MTPWLLASSVVSGFALSILAEARLQRMNLPFLKHAGGEELGRSLFRRFYVWHFLAVPLGIIEFFVIDRDPSQVSQLLGCLLTFMGLSLRTWSMHSLGRMWSRYCIYIYGVPKVESGPYRFCAHPEYLSRFLEITGIALVLASYYSGFMCQIMMVVSLAKMLPLERLQIQTMAYQNLQPPHFDSAKQGPSAVAN, encoded by the coding sequence ATGACCCCATGGTTACTAGCAAGTTCCGTTGTATCAGGGTTTGCTCTTAGTATACTGGCTGAAGCTCGATTACAGCGTATGAATCTCCCTTTTTTGAAGCACGCTGGGGGTGAGGAGCTAGGCCGAAGTTTATTTCGGCGCTTCTACGTCTGGCACTTTTTAGCTGTTCCCCTTGGTATCATAGAGTTTTTTGTGATTGACCGAGACCCAAGTCAAGTCAGTCAGCTCCTAGGGTGCTTACTGACATTCATGGGTTTAAGTCTACGCACATGGTCGATGCACTCTTTAGGGCGTATGTGGTCTCGCTACTGCATCTACATCTATGGAGTGCCGAAAGTTGAATCAGGGCCGTACCGTTTTTGCGCACATCCCGAGTACCTTTCACGGTTCCTTGAAATCACAGGTATTGCCCTTGTCTTGGCAAGCTACTATTCCGGTTTCATGTGCCAGATTATGATGGTAGTCAGTTTGGCGAAGATGTTGCCCCTAGAGCGTTTACAGATTCAAACCATGGCTTACCAAAACTTACAGCCTCCTCATTTTGACTCTGCTAAGCAAGGGCCGTCAGCCGTTGCAAACTAG
- a CDS encoding succinate dehydrogenase/fumarate reductase iron-sulfur subunit — protein MNLTLHVWRQKSANDKGKLETYKASNISEHSSFLEMLDQVNEELIEKGIEPITFDHDCREGICGACSMVINGVAHGPDRGTTTCQLHMRSFKDGDEIFIEPWRAKAFPIIKDLMVDRGAFDRIIQSGGYVTISTGGVPDANALPIPKESADQAMDAAECIGCGACVASCKNASAMLFVAAKVSHLATLPQGQPERTRRVLNMVETMDKEGFGNCTNQFECEAACPKGISVDFIAKMNREYLKAGLTSKD, from the coding sequence ATGAACCTCACGCTACACGTTTGGAGACAAAAATCTGCCAACGATAAAGGCAAGCTAGAAACTTACAAGGCGTCAAACATTTCTGAGCATAGCTCCTTTCTCGAAATGTTGGATCAAGTGAACGAAGAGTTGATTGAGAAGGGGATTGAACCAATCACCTTCGATCACGACTGCCGGGAAGGAATATGCGGTGCCTGCTCGATGGTTATCAATGGGGTGGCCCATGGTCCGGATCGAGGCACCACGACTTGCCAGCTCCATATGCGCAGCTTTAAGGATGGCGATGAGATCTTCATAGAGCCTTGGCGGGCAAAGGCTTTCCCTATTATCAAAGATTTGATGGTGGATCGCGGTGCCTTCGATCGCATTATTCAATCGGGTGGGTACGTGACCATAAGCACCGGCGGTGTTCCAGATGCCAATGCCTTACCCATTCCTAAGGAGAGTGCAGATCAAGCAATGGATGCAGCGGAGTGTATTGGCTGTGGCGCCTGTGTTGCCTCTTGCAAGAACGCGTCTGCGATGTTATTTGTCGCTGCGAAAGTTTCACACTTGGCCACGCTCCCTCAAGGTCAACCAGAACGTACTCGTAGGGTTCTCAACATGGTAGAAACAATGGACAAAGAAGGCTTTGGCAATTGTACCAATCAATTTGAGTGCGAAGCGGCTTGTCCGAAGGGTATTTCTGTTGACTTCATCGCTAAGATGAATCGGGAGTATTTAAAGGCCGGTTTAACCAGTAAGGATTAA
- a CDS encoding DUF5522 domain-containing protein, which produces MEKLIENEDYYFEDGLMVLTEAYLKKRGYCCGNGCRHCPYEGEPDERPSKPKS; this is translated from the coding sequence TTGGAAAAGCTGATCGAGAATGAGGATTATTACTTCGAAGATGGCTTGATGGTGTTAACAGAGGCCTATCTGAAAAAGCGAGGGTACTGCTGTGGCAACGGCTGTCGCCATTGCCCCTATGAAGGAGAGCCAGATGAAAGGCCCTCCAAGCCAAAATCTTAA
- a CDS encoding fumarate reductase/succinate dehydrogenase flavoprotein subunit, translated as MQLDAKIPSGPIAEKWEKHKFEMKLVNPANKRKYRVIVVGTGLAGASAAATLSELGYEVYNFCYQDSPRRAHSIAAQGGINAAKNYQGDGDSVFRLFYDTVKGGDFRSREANVYRLAQVSVDIIDQCVAQGVPFAREYGGLLANRSFGGAQVSRTFYARGQTGQQLLLGAYSALSKQVGAGKVKMFPRTEMLDLVLVDGQARGVVVRDMTTGKISSYAAEAVVLATGGYGNVFYLSTNAKGCNVTAAFRAYKKGAGFANPCYTQIHPTCIPVSGDHQSKLTLMSESLRNDGRVWVPKKQGDKRAPGDIPESERDYYLERKYPSFGNLSPRDIASRSAKEACDAGNGVGETGLGVYLDFADAIKRDGEDTIRQKYGNLFQMYEKITAENPYQVPMRIFPAVHYTMGGLWVDYNLMSTIPGLHVLGEANFSDHGANRLGASALMQGLADGYFVIPYTIANYLANHKLDKVDTDRPEFKQVEKEVTEKTKKLLNINGKRSVDSFHKELGKMMWDKCGMARNKAGLEEAIQKIPAIKEEFWQNVRVLGDGDCTNQSLEKAGRVADFLEHGELMCRDALAREESCGGHFREEHQTEEGEALRHDDQFAHAAVWEYKGEGQEPVRHKEQLEFENVKLATRSYK; from the coding sequence ATGCAACTAGATGCTAAAATCCCAAGTGGACCCATTGCAGAGAAGTGGGAAAAGCATAAATTCGAAATGAAGTTGGTGAACCCAGCAAACAAGAGAAAATATCGTGTGATTGTCGTGGGTACAGGCCTTGCAGGAGCCTCGGCTGCTGCGACTCTCTCAGAGCTAGGCTACGAGGTTTATAACTTCTGCTATCAAGATAGCCCGCGAAGAGCTCACAGTATTGCGGCTCAAGGCGGAATCAACGCAGCCAAAAACTATCAGGGAGACGGAGACAGCGTCTTTCGACTTTTCTACGACACGGTAAAAGGTGGCGATTTCAGGTCTCGCGAGGCCAACGTTTATCGTCTTGCTCAGGTGTCAGTGGATATTATTGACCAGTGCGTGGCCCAGGGCGTTCCCTTTGCTCGGGAATATGGCGGTCTACTAGCGAACCGCTCCTTTGGAGGCGCTCAAGTGTCTCGGACCTTCTACGCTCGTGGCCAAACGGGGCAGCAGCTTCTATTGGGTGCATATTCCGCGCTAAGCAAGCAAGTTGGTGCTGGTAAGGTTAAGATGTTTCCCCGAACGGAAATGTTGGATCTCGTTTTGGTTGATGGCCAAGCACGAGGTGTCGTTGTTCGCGATATGACAACCGGTAAAATATCGTCTTACGCAGCAGAAGCTGTAGTTCTTGCGACGGGCGGGTATGGGAATGTCTTTTACCTCTCAACCAATGCGAAAGGTTGCAACGTAACTGCGGCTTTCCGCGCTTACAAGAAAGGTGCTGGCTTTGCCAATCCATGCTACACCCAGATTCACCCTACATGTATTCCGGTGAGTGGTGACCATCAATCGAAACTGACTTTGATGTCGGAGTCTCTAAGGAATGATGGGCGCGTGTGGGTGCCAAAGAAACAAGGAGACAAGCGGGCACCTGGGGACATTCCAGAGTCAGAACGGGATTACTACTTGGAACGAAAATATCCAAGCTTTGGAAACTTGAGTCCTCGCGATATCGCGTCTCGAAGTGCCAAGGAAGCTTGCGATGCTGGCAATGGTGTTGGCGAAACGGGCCTTGGTGTCTATCTCGACTTTGCTGATGCGATCAAGCGCGACGGTGAAGATACGATCCGGCAGAAGTACGGCAACTTATTCCAAATGTACGAAAAGATTACCGCAGAGAATCCTTATCAGGTCCCGATGCGGATATTTCCTGCGGTCCACTATACAATGGGTGGACTCTGGGTCGACTATAACCTCATGAGTACCATTCCAGGTTTGCACGTTCTCGGTGAAGCTAACTTCTCAGATCACGGTGCAAACCGCTTGGGGGCAAGCGCTTTGATGCAAGGTCTCGCGGATGGCTATTTTGTGATCCCTTACACCATCGCCAATTACCTAGCCAATCACAAGCTAGATAAGGTCGATACAGATCGCCCCGAATTCAAGCAAGTCGAGAAAGAGGTTACCGAAAAAACTAAAAAACTTCTAAACATCAATGGCAAGCGGAGTGTTGATTCATTTCATAAAGAGCTTGGCAAGATGATGTGGGATAAGTGTGGTATGGCCCGCAATAAGGCTGGGCTCGAAGAAGCGATTCAAAAGATCCCGGCTATCAAAGAAGAGTTCTGGCAAAACGTTCGCGTGCTCGGTGATGGAGACTGCACTAACCAATCTTTGGAAAAAGCAGGACGAGTTGCAGACTTCCTTGAGCACGGAGAGTTGATGTGTCGAGACGCATTGGCTCGTGAAGAGTCTTGTGGTGGTCACTTCCGAGAAGAACACCAAACAGAAGAAGGGGAAGCTCTTCGTCACGACGATCAATTTGCTCACGCTGCTGTCTGGGAATACAAGGGAGAGGGGCAAGAACCTGTTCGCCATAAAGAACAACTTGAATTTGAAAACGTCAAGCTAGCCACAAGGAGTTACAAGTAA
- a CDS encoding M16 family metallopeptidase encodes MLHRKLSNGTEVAIKETHFSRMVAIQCWVGAGSIHEQPDEYGMAHVLEHMLFKGTEAHGVGEISRLVESYGGDINAFTTFDHTVFYLTLTTEHWRKGLELLADAVFNSAFDEDELTREKEVILEEIRQGLDNPGNQLGRKVFEELYQGSPAARPIIGTVESVSGFDRDKVKGFHQRWYQPNNMKVVVTGDVDTAEIYEAIKSLFGKVEGQAPHVEIPLNCSHPSTIPVHLIEGEYAQPRIEIAYPGPAMEHPDHVDLDLAAFALGAGDSSRLTRKLRDEQGVASSVGCSLYSPKFGGIFGVSAIPEPSKILECISSLAEQLGRLKAVEPVTSRELSRAITNLRADQLYQEETVNGQARSLGFSLSTSHKTQYDVVYEAKVLHASSDSVTNAINGWLKRDQAVLVAIVPKGMTLAEENVRQAYIKGFTSGTGDLKEAAPSAVVNSVSKKLGPTILDIKPGLKLVYRRHAGPSLFNLVAVTEGGLRADGSNPGIQNCFANLLTCASKSASYEEIIEEIESNGAVMAGFSGKDSLGIKLQCFSDHVHHMAKIWRDCLLHPVFPERQWEITKLEIQDDMRSEQDSPASLAVRRFQERVFGDHPYRYPLYGSWDSVSAMTPSALVSDFQSFRDQGPWVVGAVGDLPEEEVEDLVRELFDSWEPQAGRRSLYPAKDFEVVSEHAKIEADKEQTHIVYGGAGLSWDDPDRCALDVLSTILGGSGGRFFVNLRDKESLAYTVTPMLTYGRHKGAFGAYMACAPRKVDQALQELRREFMTIGKELSSADEIDRAKNYLIGSHESEMQRGDAQAMTMALMEAYGLGYNDFLLYSDRVRSVKAEDVMRVATRLLDPDRLTMVTVGRQ; translated from the coding sequence ATGCTCCACAGAAAGCTTAGCAACGGAACTGAAGTTGCAATCAAGGAAACCCACTTTTCACGAATGGTAGCCATTCAGTGTTGGGTGGGAGCTGGCTCGATTCACGAACAACCTGACGAATATGGGATGGCTCATGTTCTTGAGCACATGCTCTTCAAGGGAACAGAGGCCCATGGAGTTGGCGAAATCTCGCGTCTCGTCGAAAGTTACGGTGGCGATATCAATGCTTTCACCACCTTCGATCACACGGTATTCTACCTAACCCTGACCACGGAACATTGGCGGAAGGGGCTTGAGCTTCTTGCTGATGCAGTTTTTAACAGTGCCTTTGATGAAGACGAGTTGACCCGTGAAAAGGAAGTCATCCTAGAAGAAATCCGGCAAGGTCTCGACAATCCTGGCAACCAGTTGGGCCGCAAGGTATTCGAAGAGCTGTACCAAGGGAGCCCCGCGGCCAGGCCGATCATTGGCACAGTGGAATCAGTTTCAGGGTTTGATCGTGATAAAGTGAAGGGCTTTCATCAGCGATGGTATCAGCCGAACAACATGAAGGTGGTTGTAACCGGTGATGTTGATACGGCAGAGATTTATGAAGCCATCAAGAGCCTGTTTGGCAAAGTTGAAGGGCAAGCGCCTCATGTGGAAATTCCCCTCAATTGCTCTCATCCGTCTACAATTCCTGTTCATCTAATCGAAGGTGAATATGCACAGCCTAGGATTGAAATTGCCTACCCGGGGCCTGCGATGGAACACCCTGATCACGTGGATCTGGATCTCGCTGCTTTTGCCCTAGGGGCTGGAGACTCGTCACGTTTAACTCGCAAGCTTCGGGATGAGCAAGGTGTTGCAAGTTCCGTGGGCTGCTCGCTTTATAGTCCTAAGTTCGGTGGGATATTTGGTGTGAGTGCGATTCCCGAACCTAGTAAAATTTTAGAGTGCATTTCTAGCCTTGCGGAGCAATTAGGTCGTTTGAAAGCTGTCGAGCCAGTGACCAGCCGCGAGTTAAGTCGGGCGATTACAAACCTGAGAGCTGATCAGCTCTATCAAGAGGAAACAGTCAATGGTCAAGCGCGCTCCCTCGGCTTCAGTCTTAGCACCAGTCACAAAACCCAGTATGATGTGGTCTATGAAGCAAAGGTTTTGCATGCGAGTAGTGATTCAGTTACGAATGCTATTAATGGCTGGCTAAAGCGGGACCAGGCAGTTCTTGTGGCTATTGTTCCTAAAGGCATGACACTGGCGGAAGAGAATGTGCGGCAGGCTTATATCAAGGGCTTCACGTCCGGAACTGGAGATCTCAAGGAGGCTGCTCCTTCGGCGGTTGTCAATTCAGTTAGTAAGAAGCTTGGACCCACGATTCTAGATATCAAGCCAGGTTTAAAACTGGTCTACAGACGTCATGCCGGTCCATCGCTTTTCAATCTTGTGGCCGTGACAGAAGGTGGTTTGCGGGCTGATGGCTCTAATCCGGGGATCCAAAACTGCTTTGCGAACTTATTAACCTGCGCATCCAAGTCTGCAAGCTACGAAGAGATCATCGAAGAGATTGAAAGTAACGGCGCTGTAATGGCTGGTTTCTCGGGGAAGGACAGTCTTGGCATCAAGCTTCAGTGTTTCTCGGATCACGTTCACCATATGGCGAAAATTTGGCGCGACTGTCTTCTGCATCCGGTATTCCCTGAGAGGCAATGGGAAATTACCAAACTTGAGATCCAAGATGATATGAGGTCCGAACAGGATTCTCCTGCAAGTCTTGCTGTGCGACGGTTTCAAGAAAGAGTCTTTGGCGATCACCCCTATCGCTATCCACTCTATGGTAGCTGGGATTCAGTGTCAGCAATGACTCCATCAGCCTTAGTCAGCGACTTTCAAAGTTTTCGTGATCAAGGCCCTTGGGTGGTGGGTGCGGTAGGTGATCTTCCCGAAGAGGAGGTTGAAGATTTAGTCCGAGAGCTTTTCGATTCTTGGGAACCTCAGGCCGGTCGCCGTAGCCTTTACCCTGCTAAAGACTTCGAGGTGGTTTCAGAGCATGCCAAGATTGAGGCTGATAAGGAGCAAACTCATATTGTTTATGGTGGAGCTGGGTTGAGCTGGGATGATCCCGACCGATGTGCCTTAGATGTACTATCTACCATCCTTGGCGGAAGCGGGGGACGCTTTTTTGTCAACTTAAGGGACAAGGAAAGTCTTGCCTACACGGTGACGCCAATGCTCACATATGGTCGTCATAAAGGAGCTTTTGGAGCTTACATGGCTTGCGCCCCTAGGAAGGTCGATCAAGCTCTACAGGAGCTTCGTCGTGAGTTTATGACTATTGGCAAAGAACTTTCGTCCGCCGATGAAATAGATCGAGCCAAAAACTATCTGATTGGCTCCCACGAATCCGAGATGCAGCGGGGCGATGCTCAGGCAATGACCATGGCTCTGATGGAAGCTTACGGCCTAGGCTATAATGACTTCCTGCTTTATTCTGACCGTGTCCGCTCTGTGAAAGCAGAGGATGTCATGCGCGTCGCAACCCGTCTTCTCGATCCTGATCGCTTGACAATGGTGACTGTAGGTCGGCAGTAA
- the yajC gene encoding preprotein translocase subunit YajC — protein sequence MINNLFVGTALAQGKAAAEPSMLELLAMPAMILVIMYLFMIRPQQKKQKEHQELLQNLKSGDEVVTTGGIIGRIKAVSDAFVTIDAGANNQLKIQKHHVVSLSPKAAAKK from the coding sequence ATGATTAATAATCTTTTTGTTGGAACGGCCCTCGCACAAGGTAAGGCGGCAGCTGAGCCGTCTATGTTAGAACTGCTGGCGATGCCTGCAATGATCCTTGTGATCATGTACTTATTTATGATTCGGCCTCAGCAGAAAAAACAAAAAGAGCACCAAGAGCTGCTTCAGAACCTAAAGTCTGGAGATGAAGTTGTCACAACTGGTGGGATTATCGGTCGTATCAAGGCTGTCTCGGACGCGTTTGTGACGATCGACGCGGGCGCCAACAATCAGCTGAAGATTCAAAAACATCACGTTGTGAGTCTCTCGCCAAAAGCTGCCGCCAAAAAATAA
- the rph gene encoding ribonuclease PH, translating into MLRHDGRSSDQMRPLRIVPNYTKHAAGSVLLEFGETKVICTASVDEGVPSFLRNATPAQGWLTAEYSMLPGSTQTRSRRERPSPSGRSQEIQRLIGRSIRGIIDLTKCPDFTFTLDCDVIQADGGTRTASITGAYVALKIAVDKLLRSGKLNQNPLTDAVAAVSVGLRDSAVLVDLDYQEDSTADLDMNVVMTQSGKFLEIQGTAERAAFSKEQVLEIMNAAEAALNPVFDLQHEAADGREVES; encoded by the coding sequence ATGTTACGACACGACGGACGGTCTTCAGACCAGATGCGCCCCCTCAGAATAGTCCCAAACTACACGAAACACGCTGCTGGTAGCGTACTTCTCGAATTTGGCGAAACAAAAGTTATCTGTACGGCATCGGTTGACGAGGGAGTCCCTTCATTTCTACGCAATGCAACACCGGCTCAAGGTTGGCTTACTGCAGAGTACTCAATGCTTCCCGGCTCCACGCAAACTCGTTCAAGGCGCGAGCGCCCTTCCCCATCAGGTCGGTCGCAGGAAATCCAACGACTTATTGGTCGCTCAATACGCGGCATCATTGATTTAACCAAATGCCCTGATTTCACGTTTACACTGGATTGTGATGTCATACAGGCAGATGGCGGCACGAGAACGGCTTCGATCACTGGTGCCTACGTGGCCCTGAAGATCGCCGTGGATAAGCTTCTTCGATCTGGCAAACTAAATCAGAACCCGCTCACAGATGCTGTCGCTGCAGTATCTGTTGGTCTTCGTGATAGCGCAGTTTTGGTTGATCTCGACTACCAAGAAGATAGTACCGCTGACCTAGATATGAATGTCGTCATGACTCAGAGTGGAAAGTTCTTAGAGATCCAAGGAACAGCTGAAAGAGCAGCCTTCTCCAAAGAGCAGGTTCTTGAGATCATGAATGCAGCTGAAGCCGCACTAAACCCTGTGTTTGACCTGCAGCATGAAGCAGCTGACGGCCGTGAGGTTGAGTCTTAA
- the purF gene encoding amidophosphoribosyltransferase, with amino-acid sequence MAGFREECGVVGVVGDKEAANLIYLSLYALQHRGQEAAGIVTLNKEGSFSGHKAFGLVGDGFNKDILDKLEGKVGIGHNRYSTAGGKMVQNIQPFSFNTAIGSLAIAHNGNLTNASQLRKDLEKSGSIFQSTSDTEIFMHLLARSNEESILERIIEVMKVVKGAYSLLLLTKDRLFALRDPFGFRPLVLGRRGEAVVVVSETCALDLIDAEFEREIAPGEVVEIHNDGSVKSYFPVESSRKAFCSFEPIYFARPDSQIFNEEIYELRKKMGAILARESHVDADVVIAVPDSGVPMALGYGNQTGLPMELGLVRNHYVGRTFIEPSQSIRDFGVKLKLNPVMSCLKDKRVIVVDDSLVRGTTSVKILRMIRQAGAREIHMRLGSPPITHSCYFGVDTPERSQLLAAQRDVEEMRDFIGADSLGFLSIEGLKEALGAANSHNYCYGCFNGDYPEDTGREIEPQPTDDRGPGLRSGI; translated from the coding sequence ATGGCTGGATTCCGCGAAGAATGCGGGGTAGTAGGTGTCGTCGGCGACAAAGAAGCAGCAAACCTCATCTACCTCTCCCTTTATGCGCTGCAGCACCGCGGACAGGAGGCTGCAGGCATAGTAACCCTCAATAAAGAGGGCTCTTTCTCCGGCCATAAAGCGTTCGGGCTCGTAGGGGATGGCTTCAACAAGGACATCCTTGATAAGTTAGAAGGAAAGGTTGGAATTGGGCACAATCGCTACTCAACTGCGGGTGGGAAGATGGTCCAAAATATCCAGCCTTTTTCATTTAATACAGCGATCGGCTCCTTAGCCATTGCCCACAACGGAAATCTCACCAATGCCTCTCAATTGAGGAAAGATCTCGAAAAATCAGGCAGCATATTTCAATCCACTTCGGATACGGAAATTTTCATGCACCTCCTAGCGAGAAGCAATGAGGAGTCCATATTGGAGAGGATCATCGAAGTGATGAAGGTGGTCAAAGGTGCATACTCTTTACTCCTTCTTACGAAGGACAGGCTCTTCGCCCTTCGCGATCCTTTTGGGTTTCGCCCTCTAGTACTCGGGCGTCGTGGAGAAGCTGTCGTTGTGGTGAGTGAAACCTGTGCTCTCGATCTGATCGATGCTGAATTTGAGCGTGAGATTGCACCAGGGGAAGTGGTTGAGATTCATAACGATGGCTCAGTGAAGTCTTACTTTCCAGTTGAGTCGAGTCGCAAGGCGTTTTGTTCATTCGAACCCATTTATTTTGCCAGACCGGATAGCCAGATTTTCAACGAGGAAATCTATGAGCTTCGCAAGAAGATGGGAGCAATACTTGCTCGGGAATCTCATGTAGATGCTGATGTTGTCATTGCTGTACCAGATTCAGGAGTGCCTATGGCTCTTGGGTATGGCAATCAGACGGGTCTTCCTATGGAACTTGGTCTGGTCCGAAATCACTATGTGGGACGCACATTTATTGAGCCTTCGCAGTCCATAAGAGATTTTGGGGTCAAGCTGAAGCTCAATCCGGTCATGTCTTGCCTCAAGGATAAGCGAGTGATTGTCGTTGATGATTCCCTAGTTCGAGGGACAACATCTGTAAAAATTCTTAGGATGATTCGACAAGCGGGTGCTCGAGAGATCCATATGCGGCTCGGTTCTCCACCGATTACGCACTCGTGTTACTTCGGTGTTGATACTCCGGAAAGAAGTCAGCTTCTAGCAGCCCAACGTGATGTTGAGGAAATGAGAGACTTTATCGGGGCTGACTCCCTAGGATTCCTTAGCATCGAAGGCTTGAAAGAAGCTTTAGGAGCGGCAAATAGTCATAACTACTGCTACGGTTGCTTTAATGGCGACTATCCTGAGGACACAGGCCGCGAAATCGAACCTCAGCCAACAGATGATCGAGGGCCTGGGCTTCGCTCAGGAATTTAG